The Anastrepha ludens isolate Willacy chromosome 2, idAnaLude1.1, whole genome shotgun sequence DNA window atgtctaaaaagtttccaaattttcatatttcacaACTCACTGTGACGATAATAGATATAAGACAGGCGAAAACAGAATGGccaatttcaatgaaaaacgTAAACAAAtcctattaatatttttctgaggagtacatttttttaataaattatcattagcCTGTAAGAATCCCTTAAATTCTAAGCAATTCTGATTGTAACTGCACTTTGTAGTTAATAGTtcagtatgagctttacggcgacatagacataacgcagcgaacaaagatccagcggctttgttggctgggttatgtcgtccgaatggatacaaacgccccgGTTCCGAAAGTATttgatacggtaccagctggtggtagtagaggaagaggaatacCTCCTCCGCGTTGgatagatcaggtggagaaggacttggcttcacttggtgtgtccaattggcaccagttaaactcggccaaaagaGCGTGAGCGGTTatagcaccaattaagaagaagttaATAATGGTATTATATAGTGAGATTATAcaaggtgaacgatatgaagtgttacctaacaccataacttttttgtgtgaaattaggttttattgatttcaaagacaatttgttcaaaaatgattacatttttaacaaatattcactttagctcgatatgaccaccttttgccttgactatagccttcaaacggtcaaaaaattagttgcatgctgcacgaatgtgatcttgaggtattttggcccattctcgtacaatcccttttttcagcgcatccatactggcatactttttagtcctcacctggCTCTCCAAAAttgaccagatggaatagtccatcggatttgcgtctggcgaattcgaaagccattgtgtgggcgaaatgaagtgtggaacatgatttgttaaccattcttggttcacacgagctttatgagacggtgccgagtcctgttggaacgtccatggtctatgaccgaaatgtttgcgtgtccacgactctaaagcagcttctaaaccattttctcgataataagacgcattcactttgacaccaggctcgataaaaacgattggagagcgttcatcagcggtcactgcggcccaaaccattacttgcgatgggaaattgcttcgagtggccatacgtaggctcaaattctcgtatgagcgttcggtcaagtcaACACGATCGTGTTGAGTGTTTataaactgctcaattgggaaatttgtatcattagaaaacacaatgttaggaaattcgccacgttcgtgcaagcgcaacaaacCCTTTGcactttcgcaccgaacttttttttgctggggtgaaagacaagtgtgctttttggaacttgtaagccttgaccttgagctcatttttcaatatgctttGAATgatgtcttgcgatattttcagttctttggccatttttcttccacttcgacgtggatttcgttcaagtcgagccttcactttccgaaccatttctggcgttgttgcggttttttttggtccacctccatagcgttttgcaatgctaccagtatcattgtaacgttttatagtgcgatacacaaacattttattcactttgaggttaCTGAACTCACGAACAATGGTGATTTTGTATGGTGTGATTTTCCAACATTCAATTGAGACTTTTGTGGTGTTCATATGTTGCCCCCACTCTTTCTCTGGGAGCGTTCGATCCAGGTAAGCAAGGAGTGAATCGGACTaggtttgagatgttttttatCTCTAATGTGTATATCTATCTTCCTATCTATTTTCAGTTAACTTTTCTTTGTTCATGCATTCATCTAATTTTCTACAGTTACATAATTTTTGGCATACCGAACTTCATCGAACAATTCACTGTTGTTAACACATATATAATTCATTTTTACCATTACGGATTTTAAacttattccaaattttttaaagtatggCACTTCCTGAAACaagtttgatggggcatgtgaagggTTGTGGTTAGTatcggggtgccttcacatgctggacatatgtttggtatgtcggggtcaattctggataggtatgagttaaacctgctacaatatGCAGAACGAAATTGTGCCAAGGCTACGCGAGTCTCTCGgggtagctggagctcttcatctactGTTGGTGAGAGCCGATTCTAAGATACCGGAATGACACagatttttcccgaccaagggacATTTTCCGGATTtatcatagaaaaaaattagtggGTCAGGCGCTTCAAACACAGCCTTTATATATGCAACGCCCTCTGTGCCCATTACGGGAAGCACAGGCGCTAATTGTCACCCTTGCTGCCCACCCCAAGTTCTTTGTATTGttcattaattaaaataccTTGGAATGGATCTGTGCCTCCAAGTACTGCTGGGTTTTCGAACAGCGTTTCATATTCATACATTACTGTACCCTCTAACGATGATCCATCTTCGTACGGAGTGGTATCCTGAGACGTTATGCTTAGTTCATCCTGCTCCTGAAGTAGTTCTTCTTCCTTTactatgtttgtatgtgctcGTTGCTCAAGTCGTTGACGTTTTGGGGTATGTAAATTTCGGTCATAAATAGTTGGCACAGCGTCTCGTTTTAGATATAGTTTCTTGCTGAAACCTAaaccacaaaaacaaatttacattttcacaattttcatagGAAAAAATGAAGTCTTACCCATTTCATACTTTAGGCCGTTTTCAAAGTCTTCCCTTATAAAGTGGTACATACAGATATAGGAAGTCGTTATGTTGATATCCTTACTTTGTCGACAAAATTGTGTCCACTTTTGAGCGAGCGCCTCATCAGTTGGGAATGTGAAAAAACTGCAATCCGATGTTTTGCCTCCGTTGTCACTCCCACAATTTCGAACAGCACATCTCATTTTTCGatgttataaaatttgttttttatttaatatttttaaaattttcgattttataaACAATAACAGCGAATATCAGAGCCCAGACGAATATAATATCGCTTTGTATCCAAACAAATTGTTTCCATCTGCAGAAACCTATTGGTATGACGTTGCCACTTAGCTAGATTTATTGAATTGTCGGCCAAGTCTATACAATTAATTGAGTGGTGTTTTAGGCAACTGCTGGTGCCATTGACGATGTGTGAGAATGacagaaagaaatttttaagttttattgaatattttaagagtttctcttaaattattcaattcaattagaTTAGAGTTGCGCGCACAGATTTGATGGGCGCTAcatttacatattatatatacggggatataaataattacaaaactgCAATGCaatacaaataacaacaaaccTATGACGTAAAAGCTAATTTGAATATAAATGCTATTTATAGCATTTTAAGTAGCATTACGCAACAATTAAGTAACAATATGTACGAACCAAGGTGCcttccaaggcgaattgagtactgtCTTCTCAAAACAGTTACAGGTCActtaccaatacaaaacaaacaaaacgagGAGAAACCACATTTCTtgtaaaaattcagtgaatagCTTGCTTCCCTCAGTACTCCTTAAACAGTTTCTGGATGAAAGTCTTACCTAAATCCTTTTTGGACATTTCATGACGCACTAACTACTCTTTCTCTGCGAAAGTTTTATTTGGAACCTGTCGTCTCTTATAAACCTCACAATTTTCAGGCATAAAGATGCAATTAATGGTGCCATATCTTAGACATAACCGTAACCAAGCATGATCTAATACCaggttgcgccttccgaattcgctacACCATCAGAGCCCATGAATAAGCAAACAAGAGGAAGAACTACTTGTTGGGGAAGGAGAAGGGTAGGCGAAAGCATTGGAAACAACCaagcacaagaaattatatgcatacatactttcttgccacgacgtcttccgcataaaactcaaaaaactgcatttggaggaaTTATATTAATTGGAGCTTTTTCACAGCTCTTCTGATCAAATCGAATGGGCCTCACTGTAAACGATTACTGGTGCCGCATCATAACACCATAGCCGTGTGTagctattgaattttggtttccCCCGTAACCGTAAGCAGCAACTACTGTAAAATACTTgacatttgttttaatatttgggataaaaatttgaatattagaaatcaacgacgaaaaattaaatgacTAATTGGAAAACTATCCGTGTTTTTATGACAATATGCAAATCTTGTAATTAATTCCACTTCAATAGGTTACGGCGAGACTAATCGACAAATTTTATGTTGCGGCTATGGCGTTAATGCTACGACACCACTAATTGGAGCTTAAAGCGTTTAATAATGAGCTGAACTGTTGACGAACTTTAGTGTACAATTTCAGCTATTTTACGATAAGATATTCGCTCACGCAACTCACGCTTTTCTATCGAAATACGCGGTCccatggtaaaaaaaaaagcgtatataaaatataaaatgctaTAATATCAAACTCGCTTTACAAACTATagctttcattttcatttcgttGATTTAAGCTGTGGGATGAGTTCTctgtatgtttttgttgtttgcattacattgaaataagtgaacacttttttgaatttcatattggcaaatgaaataaagcaaaataaataagaagtcTGCATACTCTGTTTTTGCATTTCCGCAATATATTGTGAAATATGAAACACTTTACAAACAAAtcgtatttatttcaaaaaatgtatgagtGACTGTAGCATTGCATTTGTAGGATAGTGCACAgcttcatgaaaaaaaataaaattagttatagaaaacaaactacgtattatatataaatttgtaccAAGAACATACTTTTAATGAAGATCGGGTTgaatgttaatattaatattaaagtttttataaaacaaacgcTCCTCCATAGAACGTTTCTTATGACTATCCCATAGGGAGTGGCAAATCTTTACAATGCAGCTATTTGTAAATgcttatgtatgtgcatatgattttcaaataaaatcgcTTTTTAAGTTGGCAATCTGTCCTTTTCAAACgaaattttcagtttatttgcCATATTTCTGCACTCATTTTCCGCTGCCAATGCTCTATCTTCTAGGACTTTTAAATGGGCTGAATACTCTGCTATCTGTTTTTTATAATCACGTTCCAGTGCGGAAAATAATCTGCGATATGTGCGATTTTCCtctcttatttttaagttttctcgACGTAGCGTTTCTCTGCAAATAAAGCACAAAGtattaaattcataaatataacTGATTGATtcctcatgattttttttttgttatttaaagtaAGAAAATACTCAGCGATACTTATTTATCgacgttgaaataaaaaaaaaaaacaatgtttataatcaaaatttatgtattgaaaattaaaaacacaaaaatatggaTGTCGTGCTATGTCAATCGCTCTTCTTCTAACATCATCCCATTGTCCTGAAATAATTTGGGAAGCCGCTTTAGTGATAATCTGTATCCGACTATGAATTTGAATCGTTTCGATAGCGTAGACGAAACGACGTATTATCTTATAGGAGACCAGAGAGACTTCTTCTAGTGGTTGGGGAGCGTCGAGAGTAGAAGTTGAAAAACGTTCACCCTTTCCACCCTGCGGTAAACCCTGCTTTATCTTACTCTGTTTTAGGCTTTTATCTTTAAAGATGGCTGAAAAGAAACGATTACGTCGCACTGCGTCAAGATGTGTTAATCCTCAGAGGAAAAACACTTTGACAGCTATAGTGCGTAATATTAGTAAGATTATAGAAGAGCGTATTTGTATACACGAAGAAAAATACTGGACATATTACTTTTCTAATATACGCATGAATAACAaaacatacaataaaattaagggATTATGTggattaaaaaaagtgttaaagaTACCAGACCTTGTAATTAATAAAGACGATATTGATATTGACTTCCCTTATGCAAATCCGGCTGGTAACAATAGTAATGACAACATTGTTCTTACAgaaaacttacataaaataaatgcgTTAGCCTATAAGTTTGAACAAATACATCGACAGAACCAGCAACTCGGagatacaaattttacagctcatGTTGAAAGTAGTGTGTTCGAATTAGCTAACTCAGCTGAGCCAATTGTACATTTTACGAACAGCATAACAGCTGATGGTGAACAAACTACAGTTGAATCTCAATACACTTTTATAAATGCGGAGAAAATTGACATAATCTtacgattaaaaaataataaaaagagctGTGGGGAAGACGGTATCTCAAACTTTTTgctaaagaaaacaacaaacactTTCTGGAGATTCTTAGCAATTATCTTTAATCACTCACTTAATATAGGCTATTTCCCACTGGAAtggaaaacagcaaaaataaaatgcattccgAAACCAAACACTGACCTTAGTTCTCTTGTTAATTGTCACCCAATATCTCTTCtttcaaatattagtaaattattggaagattttttgcttgaaaaaataaaacaacatatcGAAGAGCGACATGTCTTAAAAGACTATCAATTTGGGTTCAGGCCATATCATTCAACATGCCACGCACTAACTTTACTCTCTGATTTTATTTGTAGTAATTTAAATCGACGACAGGCGACGATATTAGTCAGTCTAGATTTGGAAAAAGCATTCGATACTGCTTGGGTGGAAGGaatcttatttaaaatgtacaggaagttcaacttcgaaaaaaatctttgcataatgttgtatagttatttaaaagagcgatcattttatgttaatgaaggtatatttatttctttgacaAGAGACGTTAGCCCAGGTGTGCCACAAGGTTCTTTGTTGGGGCCAATTCTCTATAACATCTTCTTAGCTGATTTCCCTGACCCACCATTAAGTtctgaaattaataattgcgatATTAAAGTGCTCATATAcgcagatgatataattatattgGGATCTCACCAACGCATAACCAAAGCTAATGAAGCCGTTAACTCATacctaaatgaattaaatacatactttcacaaatggaagctaAAACTAAACTTCAATAAAAGCGAAACAACTATTGTTAAAGGAATACGTAAAAACTTATATCCAAATGCTCGTAAATATGA harbors:
- the LOC128854976 gene encoding uncharacterized protein LOC128854976 produces the protein MRCAVRNCGSDNGGKTSDCSFFTFPTDEALAQKWTQFCRQSKDINITTSYICMYHFIREDFENGLKYEMGFSKKLYLKRDAVPTIYDRNLHTPKRQRLEQRAHTNIVKEEELLQEQDELSITSQDTTPYEDGSSLEGTVMYEYETLFENPAVLGGTDPFQEVMINVEPANCLKTELENLHRENLKLREENRKYRRLFTALERDYKKQAEEYTTNLKVLEDRALKAENQCKNMESRLKKILKKPD